A window of Chitinophagales bacterium contains these coding sequences:
- a CDS encoding alanine dehydrogenase — protein MSQQKPRISTSFSYETLEETLDIKPKGASMHIGIPKEIAFQENRIALTPDAVSVLVSNGHEVMIEHNAGEASHFRDKDYSEAGARIVYERAEVFKAPILVKSAPVIEEDLPLLQLNQVIISPIHLSVLKADLLEKMMEKRITGISFENLKDDSGTYPIVRSMSEIAGSAVMLIAGQYLSSANHGKGVLLGGISGIAPTKVIIIGAGIVGEYAARAALALGASVKVFDNSVYRLKRLQNNVGHRLWTSVIEPRMLAKQLKTCEVAVGALASETGRTPMVVTEEMVSNMRPGSVIIDVSIDRGGCFETSEITSHGHPVFLKYGVIHYCVPNIPSGFSRTASQAISNVLMPLFMEAGEEGGFEKLIWHQVHLRSGIYLFKGHLTNFHLSERFGIKFTDLNLLIASQR, from the coding sequence ATGAGCCAGCAAAAACCCCGGATCAGTACCTCCTTCAGTTATGAAACACTGGAGGAAACCCTGGACATAAAGCCCAAAGGGGCTTCCATGCATATCGGTATCCCTAAGGAGATCGCTTTTCAGGAGAACCGTATCGCTCTGACCCCCGACGCGGTCAGCGTATTGGTCAGCAATGGTCATGAGGTCATGATCGAACATAATGCCGGTGAAGCTTCGCATTTCCGCGATAAAGATTATAGTGAGGCCGGTGCGCGGATCGTTTATGAGCGGGCCGAGGTTTTCAAGGCACCCATCCTGGTGAAAAGCGCACCGGTGATCGAAGAGGACCTGCCTCTTCTTCAACTCAATCAGGTGATCATTTCCCCCATCCATCTTTCCGTATTGAAAGCCGATCTGTTGGAAAAGATGATGGAGAAACGGATCACCGGTATTTCCTTTGAAAATTTAAAAGACGATAGTGGTACATACCCCATTGTGCGGAGTATGAGTGAGATTGCCGGAAGCGCGGTGATGCTGATCGCGGGTCAGTACCTCAGCTCTGCTAACCACGGCAAAGGGGTATTATTGGGTGGTATCTCGGGTATCGCTCCAACCAAGGTTATTATTATCGGGGCAGGGATCGTAGGCGAATATGCCGCGCGTGCCGCCCTGGCATTGGGCGCCTCGGTCAAGGTGTTTGATAATAGTGTATATCGGTTGAAACGTCTTCAGAATAATGTTGGCCACCGGCTTTGGACCTCGGTGATCGAACCTCGTATGCTGGCCAAACAACTCAAGACCTGCGAAGTAGCCGTAGGTGCCCTGGCCAGTGAAACAGGCCGCACCCCCATGGTGGTCACCGAAGAAATGGTAAGCAATATGCGCCCGGGTAGCGTCATCATTGATGTGAGCATCGACCGGGGTGGTTGTTTTGAAACCTCCGAGATCACCAGCCATGGTCATCCCGTTTTCTTAAAATATGGAGTGATTCACTATTGTGTGCCAAATATACCTTCCGGTTTTTCCCGTACTGCCTCCCAGGCCATCAGCAATGTGTTGATGCCCTTATTTATGGAAGCCGGAGAAGAGGGAGGATTTGAAAAATTGATCTGGCACCAGGTGCATCTCCGCAGCGGGATTTACCTTTTCAAAGGGCATCTCACCAATTTCCATTTGAGTGAACGTTTTGGGATCAAGTTTACAGATCTGAATCTATTGATCGCGAGTCAGCGGTAG
- a CDS encoding ATP-binding cassette domain-containing protein codes for MKVSLTDAGKRYNRDWIFRHLHYTFEQGKSYAITGPNGSGKSTLLQVISGAVDVNEGRISWSEDGSPGSGVRRETSDLRPSTPDSRLPTPNSRPPTPDLISIAAPYLEVIEEMTALEFLTFHQVFKPFVKDITIPEILKRVGLENAADKQIRFYSSGMKQRIKLAQAFYSDVPILLLDEPCTNLDAGGISLYQQLIAELTSDRLVVVSSNDEVEFGFCSERLDILNYKL; via the coding sequence ATGAAAGTATCGTTGACTGACGCAGGGAAACGGTATAACCGCGATTGGATATTTCGCCACCTTCATTACACATTTGAACAAGGGAAAAGTTACGCTATCACCGGACCCAATGGCTCCGGGAAAAGTACCCTGCTGCAGGTGATAAGCGGGGCGGTAGACGTGAATGAAGGAAGAATTAGTTGGTCCGAAGACGGAAGTCCGGGGTCCGGGGTTCGGAGAGAAACCTCCGACCTCCGACCTTCGACTCCGGACTCCCGACTTCCAACTCCCAACTCCCGACCTCCGACCCCCGACCTCATCTCCATCGCTGCCCCCTACCTCGAAGTCATTGAAGAAATGACCGCTTTGGAATTTCTCACTTTTCACCAGGTTTTCAAACCCTTTGTCAAAGACATTACGATTCCTGAAATACTGAAACGGGTGGGTTTGGAAAATGCGGCAGATAAACAGATTCGTTTTTATTCCAGCGGAATGAAACAACGCATCAAACTGGCCCAGGCTTTCTACTCAGATGTACCTATTTTATTATTGGATGAACCCTGTACCAACCTCGATGCCGGGGGTATCAGCCTCTATCAACAGCTCATCGCGGAATTAACCAGTGACAGATTGGTTGTGGTAAGTAGTAATGATGAAGTGGAATTTGGGTTTTGTTCGGAACGGCTGGATATCCTGAACTACAAATTATAA
- the lpxA gene encoding acyl-ACP--UDP-N-acetylglucosamine O-acyltransferase, translating into MIHPHTYIHPNARLATNVKVDPFTVIHQDVEIGDGTWIGSNVTIMEGARIGKNCRIFPGAVIAAIPQDLKYQGEYSQVVIGDNTTIREFVTVNRGTEHREKTMIGSNCLIMAYCHLAHDCLVGNHCIMSNNTQVAGHVTIGDWAIIGGMCAVHQFVNIGQHSFLSGGSLVGKDVPPYIKAARNPLSYAGVNSIGLKRRGFTVERINHILDIYRIIYNKGMNTTQAVEFLEEEFDVSDERDEIVQFIRTSQRGIIKRFSKTNGDESIVD; encoded by the coding sequence ATGATTCATCCTCATACTTATATTCACCCCAATGCCCGTTTGGCTACGAATGTCAAAGTGGACCCTTTTACAGTCATCCACCAGGACGTAGAGATCGGAGATGGTACCTGGATCGGTTCCAATGTGACCATTATGGAAGGGGCCCGGATCGGCAAAAACTGCCGGATCTTTCCGGGTGCGGTTATCGCCGCTATTCCGCAAGACCTCAAATACCAGGGTGAGTATTCCCAGGTGGTAATCGGGGATAATACTACGATCCGGGAATTTGTTACGGTTAACCGGGGTACAGAACACCGGGAAAAAACAATGATCGGCAGCAACTGTCTGATCATGGCCTATTGCCATCTGGCACATGACTGTCTGGTGGGCAATCACTGCATCATGAGTAACAACACGCAGGTAGCAGGACACGTAACGATCGGCGATTGGGCCATTATTGGTGGCATGTGTGCCGTTCACCAGTTTGTCAATATCGGTCAACATTCCTTTTTAAGTGGTGGTTCACTGGTGGGCAAGGACGTTCCTCCTTATATTAAAGCCGCCCGAAACCCGCTTTCCTATGCCGGGGTCAACTCTATCGGATTAAAAAGAAGAGGGTTTACCGTAGAAAGGATCAATCATATTCTCGATATCTACCGCATTATTTATAATAAGGGGATGAACACTACCCAGGCCGTGGAATTCCTGGAGGAAGAATTTGATGTAAGTGATGAACGCGATGAGATCGTTCAGTTCATCCGCACTTCCCAACGCGGTATCATCAAACGTTTCTCCAAAACCAACGGCGATGAAAGTATCGTTGACTGA
- a CDS encoding helix-turn-helix transcriptional regulator — protein sequence MHQPQDILALAYRNNLIQDQMVLLQEREQQIPGSVQYTIKRYHRQSQWSIEDTGMLVYHYEKNSLEKSYLELRFCVSGNVYCRKKETECDMCQYAASRHCMEKVDSVDVLSFHFTPAQLTQFVKPRRSDSNLGDEVMAFKHRSSFSKTLPLCGKTRMVLEGLLNHTYSDTLANIYINAQTQMLLLYSLDCMLGDKQVENITCKFLANELDREKIIRSREILLEHIGEPITIKELSRKVAINECYLKKGFKEMFGTTIFDFYQSQRMEHAKYLLYEKGLSVTEVSLLLGYSSISHFSTAFKKHTGLKPCELLIR from the coding sequence ATGCACCAACCACAAGACATACTCGCTCTCGCCTATCGCAACAACCTGATCCAGGATCAAATGGTTCTGTTGCAGGAACGCGAACAACAGATCCCGGGTTCGGTGCAGTACACTATTAAAAGGTATCACCGCCAGTCTCAATGGAGCATAGAGGATACCGGTATGCTGGTGTACCATTACGAAAAGAATTCCCTGGAAAAGAGCTACCTGGAATTGCGTTTCTGTGTTTCAGGAAATGTCTATTGCCGTAAAAAGGAAACGGAATGCGACATGTGCCAGTACGCTGCTTCCCGCCACTGCATGGAAAAAGTGGATAGCGTGGATGTGTTGAGTTTTCATTTCACCCCGGCCCAACTGACCCAGTTTGTAAAACCCCGCCGCTCAGATTCCAATCTGGGTGACGAAGTGATGGCCTTTAAACACCGTTCCTCTTTTTCCAAAACACTTCCTCTTTGTGGTAAAACAAGAATGGTGCTGGAAGGGCTGCTCAATCATACCTACTCGGATACTTTAGCGAATATTTATATCAACGCGCAAACGCAGATGCTTCTGCTCTATAGCCTTGATTGTATGCTGGGCGATAAACAGGTGGAGAATATCACCTGTAAATTCCTGGCAAATGAACTGGATCGGGAAAAGATCATTCGTTCCCGCGAAATTCTACTCGAACATATTGGTGAGCCCATCACCATCAAAGAACTTAGTCGCAAGGTGGCCATCAATGAATGTTACCTTAAAAAAGGTTTCAAAGAGATGTTCGGCACCACCATCTTTGATTTTTATCAAAGCCAGCGTATGGAACATGCTAAATACCTTTTATATGAAAAAGGGCTTAGCGTCACAGAAGTGTCATTGCTTCTCGGATATTCTTCCATCTCTCACTTTTCTACCGCCTTCAAAAAGCACACAGGGCTTAAACCCTGTGAATTGCTGATCCGGTAA
- a CDS encoding TonB-dependent receptor yields the protein MFAWRSLLFLVLALLDVVIGLSQRPFADDSTHPVTKNLPDITVVGRYSRSDFQLMPEIVGTNIYAGKKSSLIVLDNVQGNVVSNTMRQVLAKVPGIHVWESDPSGIQIGIAARGLSPNRSWEFNIRQNGYDIAADPFGYPEAYYNPQLQAVQRIEVIRGHGALQYGPQFGGLVNYILRNGSEIDQKFVVETQQTVGSNNLFNTYNAVGGKNGRSHYYAFFDHRNGNGWRNNSRFYTHAVYGTYTYKLAQRLTLSAEIMHSHIRSQQPGGLTDAQFKQDPRQSFRHRNWFDIKWTTPALILNYTINESTRWNTKLFATIGDRSSIGFLQTITVPDSINPATLQYNNRTAQVDHYRNYGLESRFITDYKMGKWQNTFSTGIRLYTGTTHRLSNGKGSTGTDYSMIIEGEYPGDIKFRSANVAAFAENIFRINDHLLIIPGIRFEWLEGEASGRTGFNNLGDPIILQPITRGRTFMLGGIGAEWHVGSQMEIYGNISQAYRPIQFANLQAPPTTDVVDPNLKDAKGYNADLGYRGKYKDFLQFDVSLFFLQYNNRIGTVTVSGTPSYRLITNVGNSTSKGMESYIEFNPLRAWVKGKTDLILFASYGYTNARYDNDHKDANTKGKKVENAPEHILRSGMTLGWKSFSATLQWSYSSETFSDANNTETPSANGNTGLIPAYSVADLSFAYKIKPAISVKGGINNLADTYYFTRRAGGYPGPGLLPADGRTFFLSLTAKL from the coding sequence ATGTTTGCATGGAGGAGTTTGCTCTTTTTAGTTCTCGCCCTATTGGATGTAGTTATAGGTCTTTCGCAGCGGCCCTTCGCCGATGATTCTACCCATCCGGTAACCAAGAACCTGCCCGATATTACCGTGGTGGGCCGGTATAGCCGAAGTGATTTCCAGTTAATGCCAGAGATCGTAGGCACAAATATTTATGCCGGAAAGAAAAGTTCGTTGATCGTGCTGGATAATGTCCAGGGAAATGTTGTTTCAAATACCATGCGCCAGGTCTTGGCCAAAGTTCCGGGAATCCATGTTTGGGAAAGTGACCCGAGTGGTATCCAGATCGGGATTGCTGCACGGGGGTTAAGCCCCAATCGAAGCTGGGAATTCAATATTCGCCAGAATGGGTATGATATTGCAGCAGATCCGTTTGGTTATCCGGAAGCTTATTACAATCCCCAATTACAGGCGGTTCAACGCATTGAAGTGATTCGAGGACATGGCGCGTTACAGTATGGTCCGCAATTTGGCGGACTGGTGAATTATATCCTGCGTAATGGGAGCGAGATCGATCAAAAATTTGTGGTGGAAACGCAACAAACTGTTGGAAGTAATAATCTATTCAATACCTATAATGCTGTTGGCGGTAAGAATGGACGTTCGCACTATTATGCTTTTTTTGATCACCGGAATGGAAATGGATGGAGAAACAACAGTCGGTTTTATACCCATGCTGTCTATGGAACATATACCTACAAGCTGGCGCAACGACTTACCTTATCGGCTGAAATTATGCACTCACATATCCGAAGCCAGCAACCCGGTGGGTTGACCGATGCGCAATTCAAACAAGATCCCCGGCAAAGTTTCCGTCATCGAAACTGGTTTGATATAAAATGGACCACACCTGCATTGATCCTTAATTATACGATCAATGAATCAACCAGGTGGAATACGAAACTGTTTGCCACCATTGGCGACCGCAGCAGTATCGGGTTTCTGCAAACCATAACAGTTCCCGATAGCATTAATCCAGCTACTTTACAATACAATAACCGGACTGCCCAGGTGGACCATTACCGTAACTACGGGTTGGAAAGCCGGTTTATTACGGATTATAAAATGGGGAAATGGCAAAATACCTTTTCCACGGGTATCCGTTTATATACCGGCACGACGCATCGCCTTTCCAATGGAAAAGGGTCAACTGGAACGGACTATAGCATGATCATTGAAGGGGAATATCCTGGCGATATCAAATTCCGATCGGCCAATGTCGCTGCATTTGCAGAGAATATTTTCCGCATTAACGATCATTTATTGATCATACCTGGTATCCGGTTTGAATGGCTGGAAGGAGAGGCGAGTGGAAGGACCGGTTTCAATAATCTGGGCGATCCCATTATTCTGCAACCTATCACCCGGGGTCGAACATTTATGTTGGGGGGTATTGGCGCGGAATGGCATGTAGGCAGTCAAATGGAGATATACGGCAATATCTCCCAGGCCTACCGGCCCATTCAATTTGCCAATCTCCAGGCTCCCCCTACAACCGATGTGGTGGATCCTAACCTGAAAGATGCAAAAGGGTACAATGCAGATCTGGGTTATCGGGGAAAGTATAAGGATTTCCTTCAGTTTGATGTCAGCCTTTTTTTCCTGCAATACAACAACCGTATTGGTACGGTAACCGTTTCAGGAACACCTTCCTACCGTTTGATCACCAATGTGGGAAACAGTACCAGCAAAGGAATGGAGTCCTATATAGAGTTCAATCCGCTTCGCGCCTGGGTTAAAGGAAAGACGGACCTTATTCTGTTTGCCTCTTACGGGTATACAAATGCCCGTTACGATAATGACCATAAAGATGCCAATACAAAAGGGAAGAAGGTCGAGAACGCACCTGAACATATTCTACGCAGTGGAATGACCCTTGGTTGGAAGTCTTTTTCTGCCACGCTGCAGTGGAGTTATTCCAGTGAAACCTTTAGTGATGCCAATAATACGGAAACGCCATCGGCCAATGGAAACACCGGGCTGATCCCTGCGTATTCTGTAGCAGATCTGTCCTTTGCTTATAAGATCAAACCCGCCATAAGCGTCAAGGGTGGTATCAACAACCTGGCCGACACCTATTATTTTACACGTCGCGCGGGTGGGTATCCGGGTCCGGGATTATTACCAGCAGATGGTCGAACTTTTTTTCTCTCCCTGACGGCCAAACTCTAA
- a CDS encoding TonB-dependent receptor: MKTMIRLPLCAVALLFFVQGMAQEDSVKTKQLEEVIITGQYRPQTVKNSVYQVRTISRERIIKQGATRLQDVLMSELNIRFNQDVATGGSNITMMGLTGQNVKILIDGLPLIGRQGTSNEININQIDINTIERIEIVEGPMSVIYGADALAGVINIITKKSGPGRFSVNARLHEESVGREYGIQQGIHNQSVGISYRYRNWDLGGQLGRNYFGGWKDTAIGRELVWHKKDQILGSGYIGWNKNGLNLRYRIDGLDEIITNPGNFDYYQSSSGDTLALDQEYLSQRLMHQLQGSYFVNSGLSFQIQSSFTDYSRQVFSTTVSQKTGAVRLNTAAGTQSVIDFAGFSTRGTALVRISDQWSVQPGFDINMESGSGERLKEGTNKVNDYAFFVTSEFTPSKKINIRPGLRFIKNSVYNAPPLIPSINTKFALGKDLDLRISYARGFRSPSLRELYFNFFDANHQIVGNPDLKAETSHSFTGSLSWKKMEPGKVAYTTVVGGFYNSVKNLIDYAMSANDPNIFQLTNVSDSRTAGFNLSSVAKYKNVSISAGASYTGFFNDLSETDKALPELQWSAEVNASVGYKWVKPGLDLNVFYKYTGKRPSYILSGSDILLTSLKGYHWADITLTKSLFKVLSLQAGVRNLFNVDRIRNSVVGNGVHAANGTRSIGTGRSGFVGLVFDWAKN; encoded by the coding sequence ATGAAAACTATGATACGTTTACCCCTATGCGCAGTGGCCCTGTTATTTTTTGTACAAGGAATGGCGCAGGAAGACAGTGTAAAGACCAAACAACTTGAAGAAGTGATCATCACCGGGCAGTATCGCCCGCAAACCGTAAAAAATTCTGTTTATCAGGTTCGTACCATTTCCAGAGAAAGAATCATCAAGCAGGGAGCCACCCGATTACAGGATGTGCTGATGAGTGAATTGAATATTCGCTTCAATCAGGATGTCGCCACCGGGGGTTCGAATATCACCATGATGGGATTGACCGGGCAGAATGTAAAAATCCTCATTGATGGTTTGCCCCTGATCGGAAGACAAGGCACATCGAATGAGATCAACATCAATCAGATCGATATTAATACCATTGAACGGATTGAGATCGTGGAAGGGCCTATGTCGGTGATCTATGGAGCCGATGCTCTGGCGGGTGTAATTAATATCATCACCAAAAAATCAGGGCCTGGTCGCTTTTCTGTCAATGCCCGGTTGCATGAAGAATCGGTAGGCCGGGAGTATGGCATTCAACAAGGAATCCATAATCAATCAGTAGGGATCAGTTACCGGTATCGTAATTGGGATCTGGGTGGCCAGCTGGGTCGAAATTATTTCGGAGGATGGAAGGATACTGCCATTGGCCGGGAACTCGTTTGGCACAAAAAAGATCAGATTCTTGGATCAGGGTATATAGGCTGGAATAAGAACGGCCTTAACCTTCGGTACCGGATCGATGGGTTGGATGAGATCATCACCAACCCCGGCAACTTTGATTATTATCAAAGTTCATCCGGAGATACCCTCGCATTGGATCAGGAATATCTTTCCCAGCGCCTCATGCACCAATTACAGGGAAGTTATTTTGTGAACAGTGGGCTCTCTTTCCAAATACAATCCAGTTTTACCGATTATAGCCGCCAGGTATTTTCTACCACCGTCAGCCAAAAAACGGGAGCCGTTCGTTTGAATACAGCTGCCGGTACACAAAGTGTGATCGACTTCGCCGGGTTTAGCACCCGTGGTACAGCCTTGGTCAGGATATCCGATCAATGGTCTGTTCAACCCGGATTTGATATCAATATGGAGTCAGGCTCCGGGGAACGGCTGAAAGAAGGAACCAATAAGGTAAATGACTATGCCTTTTTTGTCACCTCGGAGTTCACGCCCAGTAAAAAGATCAATATCCGTCCCGGATTACGGTTTATCAAAAACTCGGTATATAATGCCCCTCCGCTGATCCCTTCGATCAATACCAAATTTGCCCTGGGTAAAGACCTTGATCTGCGTATTTCCTATGCACGGGGTTTCCGGTCTCCATCCCTTCGTGAATTATACTTTAATTTCTTTGATGCCAATCACCAGATCGTGGGTAACCCCGACCTGAAAGCAGAAACATCACACAGTTTTACAGGTTCCCTTAGCTGGAAAAAAATGGAGCCGGGAAAAGTGGCCTATACCACGGTCGTTGGTGGATTTTACAATAGTGTAAAAAACCTGATCGACTATGCCATGTCGGCCAATGATCCGAATATATTCCAACTGACAAATGTATCAGATAGCCGAACCGCTGGTTTCAATCTTTCATCGGTGGCTAAGTATAAAAATGTGTCCATTTCTGCGGGAGCGTCCTATACAGGATTCTTTAATGACCTATCCGAAACCGACAAGGCCCTTCCGGAGTTACAGTGGTCGGCCGAAGTAAATGCCTCGGTTGGGTATAAATGGGTAAAGCCCGGGCTTGACCTGAATGTTTTTTATAAATACACCGGGAAACGTCCCTCTTATATTTTAAGTGGATCTGATATTTTGCTGACCTCACTCAAAGGATATCATTGGGCCGATATCACCCTCACCAAATCCTTGTTCAAGGTACTATCCCTGCAGGCAGGTGTACGTAATCTATTCAATGTTGACAGGATCCGGAATTCAGTTGTTGGCAATGGTGTTCATGCGGCCAATGGCACCCGGAGCATTGGAACTGGAAGATCGGGGTTTGTAGGGTTGGTATTTGATTGGGCGAAGAACTAA
- a CDS encoding HmuY family protein, whose translation MNKKTLLFTTLSIVLLLNACRKRDAVLPDNLVNFETASIGITEQENTVTVKIKLERATNTDIPVTIQVTEQGAVYGTDYTTTPAVSASTVSSGQLVVTIPSGNNEAAFTIQKPTGALYDGDEKLVFDIYSSGNPVLIGIARKLTVSFSELVATSASTTVNGGGATYPNKVFIDLSANRQTPVLRTNWDLGFYGGADDYRVILNSSSAMMAKMIDKNDLTAVTAADTLGFSLDVAFSQTNPLVSQLPFIDHPSGDLTRTAIAAISANAADNKVYIVNRGLGVGVPAPARGWKKIRIIRNASGGYTVQHADIGATTFSSIDIPKDDAFYFTYLSFENGRLNVEPEKKKWDIAWTYFSNATNFGAGEVPYLFQDIILQNRNVQAAKVMIATKAFADFGEADIAAQTFSSLQTSIGSDWRSGGGPTSAPAVRSDRYYIIKDGDNNYYKLRFTALTQNSERGYPAFEVVLVKRGG comes from the coding sequence ATGAATAAGAAAACGCTACTTTTTACAACTCTTTCGATCGTGTTACTCCTGAATGCATGTCGCAAACGCGATGCCGTGCTACCCGATAATCTGGTGAATTTTGAAACAGCATCCATTGGCATTACCGAACAGGAAAATACGGTAACGGTCAAAATAAAATTGGAGCGTGCAACCAATACGGATATACCGGTAACGATTCAGGTGACAGAACAAGGTGCTGTTTACGGAACGGATTATACTACTACACCGGCTGTTTCAGCTTCAACGGTTAGTTCAGGTCAATTGGTGGTGACGATCCCCTCAGGAAATAATGAAGCGGCATTTACCATTCAAAAACCTACCGGTGCCTTGTATGATGGGGATGAAAAACTGGTATTTGATATATATAGCTCTGGCAATCCGGTTTTGATCGGCATTGCCCGGAAACTGACGGTTTCTTTCTCCGAGCTTGTTGCTACCAGTGCTTCTACCACTGTAAATGGAGGTGGTGCCACCTATCCCAATAAGGTGTTCATTGACCTGAGTGCTAACCGGCAAACCCCTGTGTTGCGTACCAATTGGGATCTTGGTTTTTATGGCGGGGCAGATGACTATCGGGTCATTCTCAATTCTTCCTCGGCCATGATGGCGAAGATGATCGACAAGAACGATCTGACAGCCGTGACCGCAGCGGATACCCTTGGCTTTTCATTGGATGTTGCCTTTAGCCAAACAAATCCACTGGTTTCTCAATTGCCCTTTATCGATCATCCAAGTGGTGACCTTACACGTACCGCAATCGCTGCTATCAGCGCCAATGCAGCCGATAACAAGGTCTATATTGTCAATAGAGGATTGGGAGTTGGAGTGCCCGCACCTGCCAGAGGTTGGAAAAAGATTCGTATCATCCGCAACGCCTCTGGTGGATACACAGTTCAGCATGCCGACATTGGGGCTACTACTTTTTCCTCCATCGATATACCTAAAGACGACGCTTTTTACTTTACCTATTTGTCATTTGAAAATGGACGTTTGAATGTAGAACCAGAGAAGAAGAAATGGGATATTGCCTGGACCTATTTTTCCAATGCCACCAATTTTGGCGCTGGAGAAGTTCCTTATTTGTTTCAGGATATCATTTTACAAAACCGCAATGTACAAGCTGCGAAAGTTATGATAGCCACCAAGGCCTTTGCAGATTTTGGCGAAGCGGATATTGCCGCGCAAACATTCTCCAGCCTGCAAACATCCATTGGGTCTGATTGGCGTAGCGGAGGAGGCCCAACCTCTGCACCGGCGGTCCGCTCCGATCGGTATTATATTATAAAGGATGGGGATAATAACTATTATAAACTTCGTTTCACTGCGCTTACCCAAAACAGCGAAAGAGGATATCCCGCATTTGAGGTGGTGTTGGTGAAGCGAGGCGGGTAA